CCTGCTCGTCAACAATGCCGGCATCAATGTCCCCAAGCGCAGTTGGAAGGACATGGAACTGGAGGGCTGGGACAAGCTGGTCCAGGTCAATCTCAACGGCGTGCTCTATTGCATGCGCGCGGTGCTGCCGACCATGCGCAAGCAGCAGGACGGCTCGATCATCAACGTCTCATCCTGGGCCGGCCGCCACGTCTCCAAGATGCCGGGCCCGGCCTACACCACGACAAAACACGCGGTGCTGGCCTTGACCCATTCCTTCAACATGGACGAGTGCATCAACGGCCTGCGCGCCTGCTGCCTGATGCCGGGCGAGGTGGCGACACCAATCCTGAAGCTGCGCCCGGTGGTGCCGAGCGAGGAGGAGCAGGCGAAGATGCTGCAGTCCGAGGATCTCGGCCGCACCATCGCGTTCATTGCCTCGATGCCGCCGCGCGTCTGCATCAACGAGCTGCTGATCAGCCCGACGCATAATCGCGGATTCATCCAGACGCCGCAGAGCAGGGATTGAGGCGGGCAGACTGCTGCAACGGGCACACTGCCTTAACGGCACTGTCTGCTCGGCTCGCGCGCATCGCACGGGCACGCCGCCCCATAGTTTCACCCATCACAAAGAATTTTTCCTCGAAACCGCATCTCAGGCCGTCCCGTAGTTCGGCCAACGACGGCGCTGCTGCTTCACCTCGAGACTGCCGCAAGCCGCCTTCGTTGCCCCAACTCAACGCCGGCCCTTGCCGGTCACCATTCAATCGGGAGACTTTCCATGTCGAAGCGTATTGCCTATCTCGCTGCTGCCGCCTTCAGCGCTCTGGCCATCACCGCGACCGTCGTCGCGCCTGTGCGTGCCGAGGAGAAGACCGTCATGGTCGGCGGTGCCGCGATGTTCCCGTCCAAGAACATCGTCCAGAACGCGGTCAACTCGAAGGACCACACCACGCTGGTCGCGGCCGTGAAGGCTGCCGGTCTCGTGCAGACGCTGGAAAGCAAGGGCCCGTTCACGGTGTTCGCGCCGACCAACGCCGCCTTCGGCAAGCTGCCGGCCGGCACCGTCGACAATCTGGTCAAGCCCGAGAACAAGGCGACGCTGACCAAGATCCTCACCTACCATGTCGTGCCCGGCAAGCTCGAAGCCTCCGATCTCACCGACGGCAAGAAGCTGAAGACCGCCGAGGGCGAGGAGCTCACGGTGAAGAAGATGGACGGCAAGGTCTGGATCGTCGATGCCAAGGGCGGCACCTCGATGGTGACGATCTCCAACGTCAACCAGTCCAACGGCGTCATCCATGTGGTCGACACCGTGCTGATGCCGGCGACATAACACCGCGTAGCCCGGTTTCATCCCCCAAACCGGATGCGGCGAAAACGGCGAGCCGGGGGCACCCGGCTCGCTTTATTGTGACCGGCATAGCCTGACGGTATCGATTCGATGCCGGACAGGGCGTAACGAAAGCGGCCGCAGCGGCGTATATTCTGTGTCAGACCACGTTCAGGACCGAACCATCATGTCGAGCCTCACAGTCTCAGGCGAGCAGGTCAGCGCCACCCCGGCCAAGGTGATCCAGCCGGCCTGGGTTCGCGTCATGCACTGGATCAATGCACTGGCCATGATCCTGATGATCCTGTCGGGCTGGCAGATCTACAACGCTTCGCCGCTGTTCGGCTTCAGTTTTCCGCGCGAGTACACGCTGGGCGGCTGGCTCGGCGGCGGCCTGCTCTGGCATTTTGCGGCGATGTGGCTGTTGATGACCAACGGCCTTGCCTATCTCGTCACCGGCTTTGCCACCGGCCGCTTCCGGAAGAAGCTGCTGCCGATCACGCCGTCGGGCGTGCTTCACGACGTCAGGGCCGCGCTGACCTTCAAGCTCGGTCATGACGACCTCACCGTCTACAATTACGTGCAGCGCCTGCTCTATGCCGGCATCATCGTGGTCGGCGTGCTGATCGTGCTCTCCGGCCTCGGAATGTGGAAGCCGGTTCAGTTCTATTACCTGGTGATGCTGTTCGGCGATTATCCGACCGCGCGCTACGTGCATTTCTTCTGCATGGCCGCGATCTGCGCCTTCCTCGTCATTCACGTTTTGCTCGCGCTGCTGGTGCCGAAGAGTCTGCGCGCGATGATTATCGGGCGATAAAGGAGAATAGCGATGGCCAAGCGTTCATTCCTGATCCCCGGCGTCGACAAGCGGCTGCTGATCAAGGACTCCATCAAGGCGATGCCGGATTTTACCCGTCGCCGCTTCATCGCCGGCGGCGCCAGCCTGGGGGCGCTGACGCTGCTCACCGGCTGCGACGTGATCGACTCGTCCTCGGCTGAGACCATGCTGGCCAAGGTTTCGAAGTTCAACGATGCCGTGCAGGGCTTCATCTTCAATCCCGACGCGCTGGCACCGACCTTCCCGGAGAGCGCGATCACAAAGCCGTTCCCGTTCAACGCCTATTACGATCTCGACGACGCGCCCGATGTCGACGGCAAAGACTGGAAGCTCGAGGTGCGCGGCCTCGTCGACAACAAGAAGTCCTGGACGCTGGACGAGCTCTACAAGCTGCCGCAGGTGACGCAAATCACCCGTCACATCTGCGTCGAGGGCTGGAGCGCGATCGGCAGCTGGACCGGCACGCCCTTGCGCGATTTCCTCAAGCTGATCGGCGCCGACACGCGCGCGAAATATGTCTGGTTCCAGTGCGCCGACAAGGACGGCTACAACTCGCCGCTCGACATGCGCAGCGCGCTGCATCCGCAGACCCAGATGACGTTCAAATACGCGAACGAGATTCTGCCGCGCGCCTATGGTTTCCCGATGAAGATCCGCGTGCCGACGAAGCTCGGCTTCAAGAACCCGAAATACGTGGTCTCGATGGAAGTCACCAACGACTACAAGGGCGGCTATTGGGAAGACCAGGGGTATAATTCGTTCAGTGGGAGCTAGCCCCGCAGCCGTAGGGTGGGCAAAGCGCAAGCGTGCCCACCATTCTATCCATCAAGAAGACCGTGGGCACGGCGCTGTGCGCCTTTGCCCACCCTACGGCACCGATGATTTGGCCGGCCCCAC
This is a stretch of genomic DNA from Bradyrhizobium sp. CB2312. It encodes these proteins:
- a CDS encoding fasciclin domain-containing protein — protein: MSKRIAYLAAAAFSALAITATVVAPVRAEEKTVMVGGAAMFPSKNIVQNAVNSKDHTTLVAAVKAAGLVQTLESKGPFTVFAPTNAAFGKLPAGTVDNLVKPENKATLTKILTYHVVPGKLEASDLTDGKKLKTAEGEELTVKKMDGKVWIVDAKGGTSMVTISNVNQSNGVIHVVDTVLMPAT
- a CDS encoding molybdopterin-binding protein — protein: MAKRSFLIPGVDKRLLIKDSIKAMPDFTRRRFIAGGASLGALTLLTGCDVIDSSSAETMLAKVSKFNDAVQGFIFNPDALAPTFPESAITKPFPFNAYYDLDDAPDVDGKDWKLEVRGLVDNKKSWTLDELYKLPQVTQITRHICVEGWSAIGSWTGTPLRDFLKLIGADTRAKYVWFQCADKDGYNSPLDMRSALHPQTQMTFKYANEILPRAYGFPMKIRVPTKLGFKNPKYVVSMEVTNDYKGGYWEDQGYNSFSGS
- a CDS encoding cytochrome b/b6 domain-containing protein yields the protein MSSLTVSGEQVSATPAKVIQPAWVRVMHWINALAMILMILSGWQIYNASPLFGFSFPREYTLGGWLGGGLLWHFAAMWLLMTNGLAYLVTGFATGRFRKKLLPITPSGVLHDVRAALTFKLGHDDLTVYNYVQRLLYAGIIVVGVLIVLSGLGMWKPVQFYYLVMLFGDYPTARYVHFFCMAAICAFLVIHVLLALLVPKSLRAMIIGR
- a CDS encoding SDR family oxidoreductase gives rise to the protein MTKNGKRVAWVTGGGSGIGEAGAEALAADGWTVVVSGRRQSALDTVVAKITKAGGAAEAIALDVANADQAQKAADQIVAKHGRIDLLVNNAGINVPKRSWKDMELEGWDKLVQVNLNGVLYCMRAVLPTMRKQQDGSIINVSSWAGRHVSKMPGPAYTTTKHAVLALTHSFNMDECINGLRACCLMPGEVATPILKLRPVVPSEEEQAKMLQSEDLGRTIAFIASMPPRVCINELLISPTHNRGFIQTPQSRD